A part of Desulfobacter sp. genomic DNA contains:
- a CDS encoding AI-2E family transporter produces MEQNIFQRAVFYFFLALFCISIFLVGKLIAPFFASILLGVVTTGIFKPVYKGLSARLSPKLASVVTCTAIFFVVFIPVVFFVGILSKEALGLYNMAKDAVFSNHLINLLENTQALERLNELLARAGIDTIGSWRELIAPVTELGKVVGFSLFEQARFITSNLLNLVFYFCLMLIVVFYMFMDGERFIQYLFDLSPLKDEHDRELFDKFNDMAGAVLIGNGLGGLIQGCAGGLLFWFLGLNSPFLWGVIMGFLAFLPIVGIGVVLVPLAGFFLLKKSLGLGIFILVFYGMLSWGIEYIFKPKVVGDRVAMHPLIVFFAIIGGLKVYGILGIIYGPLIATLFLTLADIYFSTFQSMVEPGKG; encoded by the coding sequence TTGGAGCAGAATATTTTTCAGCGGGCCGTGTTTTATTTCTTCCTGGCATTGTTCTGTATATCCATTTTTCTTGTGGGCAAACTCATTGCACCCTTTTTTGCCAGTATCCTGCTGGGAGTGGTGACCACCGGCATTTTTAAACCGGTGTACAAGGGGCTGTCCGCCCGGCTCTCCCCTAAGCTGGCATCGGTGGTGACCTGCACGGCCATCTTTTTTGTGGTCTTCATTCCTGTGGTCTTCTTTGTGGGAATTCTGTCCAAAGAGGCCCTGGGGCTGTACAATATGGCCAAGGATGCCGTGTTTTCCAACCACCTTATCAATCTGCTGGAGAATACCCAGGCCCTGGAGCGGCTCAACGAACTTTTGGCCCGGGCCGGGATCGACACCATCGGTTCCTGGCGGGAACTCATAGCGCCGGTGACGGAGCTTGGAAAAGTCGTCGGGTTCTCCCTGTTTGAGCAGGCCCGGTTCATCACCTCCAACCTGCTGAACCTGGTCTTTTATTTCTGCCTCATGCTCATTGTGGTCTTCTACATGTTCATGGACGGGGAACGGTTCATCCAATATTTATTTGACCTCTCCCCCCTCAAGGACGAGCATGACAGGGAGTTATTCGATAAGTTCAATGATATGGCCGGGGCCGTACTCATCGGCAACGGCCTGGGCGGTCTGATCCAGGGCTGCGCCGGCGGCCTGCTTTTTTGGTTCCTGGGATTGAATTCTCCCTTTTTGTGGGGGGTGATCATGGGGTTCCTGGCCTTTCTGCCCATTGTGGGCATCGGTGTGGTTCTGGTGCCCCTGGCCGGTTTTTTCCTGCTGAAAAAAAGCCTGGGCCTGGGCATTTTTATTTTGGTATTTTACGGGATGCTTTCCTGGGGCATTGAGTATATTTTCAAGCCCAAGGTGGTGGGGGACCGGGTGGCCATGCATCCCCTCATCGTCTTTTTTGCCATAATCGGCGGTTTAAAGGTCTACGGTATTCTAGGCATTATTTACGGACCCTTGATCGCCACCCTGTTTTTAACCCTTGCCGACATCTATTTTTCCACCTTCCAGTCCATGGTGGAGCCGGGCAAGGGCTGA
- a CDS encoding acetyl-CoA C-acetyltransferase, translating into MQNVVIVSGVRTPVGSFGGSLKAVPVVDLGTCVMKDVLKRVGLKPALDPAQAQFSPDALKDQGMIDLEKKGYDYGDDLKEIFLDEVIMGNVLQAGQGQNTTRQAMIKAGICRQTTAFTVNKICGSGLKAIALGAQAIMAGQADVILAGGQESMSNAPMALLKARWGHRMELTGQGPVHDLMVYDGLYEIFYGYHMGQTAENIVEKYGISREEQDQLALLSHNRAFAAVNDGTFAQEIVPVTISSRRGDTVVDKDERPMETSMEKLGKLRPAFRKDGSVTAGNASGINDGAAAVLMMSEEKAKELGLEVMARVKAFSSGGLDPAYMGLGPVPAVKKVLKQTGMALADIDMIELNEAFAAQAIGCMRELDIDVETPNELGSGISLGHPIGCTGARQMVTAIHQMQRKGYGTGLISMCIGGGMGMAMIIER; encoded by the coding sequence ATGCAAAATGTGGTCATCGTCAGCGGAGTTCGGACTCCTGTAGGCTCTTTCGGCGGTTCATTAAAAGCAGTTCCTGTGGTTGATTTGGGCACCTGTGTAATGAAAGATGTCCTCAAACGGGTGGGGCTGAAACCGGCCCTGGATCCGGCCCAGGCACAATTTTCCCCCGACGCCCTCAAGGACCAGGGCATGATCGACCTGGAGAAAAAAGGATACGATTACGGGGACGATCTCAAAGAGATTTTTTTGGATGAAGTGATCATGGGCAACGTTCTCCAGGCCGGCCAGGGACAGAATACCACCCGCCAGGCCATGATCAAGGCGGGTATCTGCCGCCAGACCACGGCATTTACTGTCAATAAAATCTGCGGCTCCGGGCTCAAGGCCATCGCCCTGGGGGCCCAGGCCATCATGGCCGGCCAGGCCGATGTCATTCTTGCCGGCGGCCAGGAAAGCATGAGCAACGCACCCATGGCACTGCTCAAGGCCAGATGGGGACACCGCATGGAACTCACCGGCCAGGGACCGGTACACGATCTCATGGTTTACGACGGCCTCTATGAAATCTTCTATGGCTACCACATGGGGCAGACCGCTGAAAATATAGTTGAAAAATACGGGATTTCCAGGGAAGAACAGGACCAGCTGGCCCTGCTCAGCCATAACCGGGCTTTTGCTGCGGTCAACGACGGCACCTTTGCCCAGGAAATCGTTCCCGTCACCATTTCCTCCCGCAGGGGCGATACAGTGGTGGACAAGGATGAGCGGCCCATGGAAACCAGTATGGAAAAATTGGGAAAACTGAGGCCGGCATTCAGAAAAGACGGCAGCGTCACCGCGGGCAACGCCTCGGGGATCAACGACGGGGCCGCCGCCGTGCTCATGATGTCCGAAGAAAAGGCCAAGGAACTGGGGCTGGAGGTGATGGCCCGTGTGAAGGCCTTCTCCTCCGGCGGACTGGATCCCGCTTACATGGGTCTGGGACCTGTACCTGCCGTGAAAAAGGTCCTCAAGCAGACCGGCATGGCCCTGGCCGACATCGACATGATCGAACTCAACGAAGCCTTCGCCGCCCAGGCCATCGGCTGCATGCGTGAACTGGACATTGATGTGGAAACACCCAATGAACTGGGGTCCGGCATCTCACTGGGCCACCCCATCGGCTGTACCGGTGCCCGGCAGATGGTCACGGCCATCCACCAGATGCAGCGAAAAGGCTACGGCACGGGGCTGATTTCCATGTGCATCGGCGGCGGCATGGGCATGGCCATGATTATTGAGAGATAG
- a CDS encoding NRDE family protein: protein MCLILFSIDPSDDYSLILAANRDEFYARPTRPMSFWPGTPRILAGKDLEAGGTWFGAGPSGRFAALTNYRDLGRIKTNAPSRGGLIPEFLAFQGAVTDFLSALDKKAGAYSGFNLLAGEAGRQVYWYSNITRKTVTVTQGIHGLSNSLLDSPWPKVTLGKTALESAIKKDPRDNELLFSLLADTNRPPDHRLPDTGVGLEWERILSPLFIESDTYGTRSSTLMRIAAAGKIEILERTWADAGSNQDRTFALEYTADKTPEANQ from the coding sequence GTGTGCCTGATCCTGTTCTCCATTGACCCATCCGACGACTATTCGCTTATTCTGGCGGCAAACCGGGATGAATTCTATGCCCGCCCCACCCGTCCCATGTCCTTTTGGCCGGGAACGCCCCGTATCCTGGCTGGCAAAGATCTTGAAGCCGGGGGTACCTGGTTCGGTGCCGGGCCTTCCGGCCGGTTCGCCGCCCTGACCAACTACCGGGACCTGGGCCGGATAAAAACCAATGCCCCCTCCAGGGGCGGACTGATTCCGGAATTCCTGGCATTTCAAGGCGCTGTCACTGATTTTCTCTCAGCCCTGGACAAAAAAGCCGGGGCATACAGCGGGTTTAACCTGCTTGCGGGAGAAGCAGGCAGGCAGGTATACTGGTATTCCAACATAACCCGGAAAACAGTGACGGTGACCCAGGGTATTCACGGCTTGAGCAACAGCCTGCTGGACAGCCCCTGGCCAAAGGTCACTTTGGGAAAGACAGCCCTTGAATCCGCCATAAAAAAAGATCCCCGTGACAATGAATTGCTGTTCTCGCTGCTGGCAGACACCAACCGTCCCCCGGATCACCGCCTCCCGGATACCGGGGTCGGGCTTGAATGGGAAAGGATACTCTCTCCCCTGTTCATTGAAAGCGACACATACGGCACCAGAAGCTCCACCCTGATGCGGATCGCAGCAGCGGGGAAAATTGAAATCCTCGAAAGGACATGGGCTGACGCCGGCTCCAACCAGGACCGGACATTCGCCCTGGAATACACAGCAGACAAAACACCCGAGGCCAACCAATGA
- a CDS encoding trypsin-like peptidase domain-containing protein, with the protein MKRCSSCGQILAQRIKRCPACGGRQTAGMTAVDDYRIIAVIHEGRSSLVCRAVKKKHDHPVTIRVFTDQSGVDTAVAARLEKELDTLSRLPPDLFVQHYAIRQSREGLWYRISEWVDADNWGSIFVSGILNDQRRMATLFYNIATALECLHAHDHFMPYLILDDILLPRDRTRHLSVKINYKLSRFLNARATHHGPMLQKLLQCHPDIINKRAIDFRSGIWSLGKVFAELLTADPNLTEFSSRIDRIEGLDPKLAVLVKVMLSDDPDLRPQSMAKVVQTLERILDTIPPGPVYQIPEKNGHRLLGHPRFKLMAALILVVITCLAAAGTAFYMIRAPSDRPHPTPPPLESHTRSVGFLMVEYWLAHQEKIFYKNKVEGTAFLVDKNGYLLTNRHVACPWLEDATLLQIRNRFGEQDIRFGRRMYLWFEGAKAFNRYQEFDRSADPADAYYLAGAFKTGGKGNLRVAGVPREPRRPGERRNRPFKNDFAVLKIDDPPEGILPIPLASDTAPEDIKRLSPVIIMGFPLGSQTQDEYVNASMTRGYVRRTSRELIQVDSSIYKGNSGGPAINEQGRVIGIASGVITDQPMGHIPLKTPLSDFGLVLPIAGPAGFVESLKAGQAKWDGMLDFALEKKLARVVELAEAGNFKGAADTARSLLAESRNPALLFTAALMDFCANDLDASRSLFARLLSIEGENMASRLMLYTIDRLENRERSRDLTAPLFSLSWDHPDEFQGFLARVLESGRPMDPENIEYENRYEKAWRTFILGLVMETENRPGRAIALYKQVVFTAGANDHLYFMAASRLALLLAGRAAYGENPETAPPGEDELWKEAARRREKAKKDYDAAVELIQKVETEDLPSKEKTQAFESLLTLSPDNRTIMGRAAFFHAREGRWDQSVSYIDRYFKERMRETAMGLSLGLLKGQLLKLAGKGNGCRKYLNQLRDQIQNPWYRIMVRALLEKTDETKLMKLAAGRPSRLIILHTALGLDAEAAGDREEAARHYREALGTYLDDWNEYDLAWARLAELKSQQTN; encoded by the coding sequence ATGAAACGGTGTTCATCATGCGGACAAATTCTGGCCCAGCGCATCAAAAGGTGCCCGGCCTGCGGCGGACGCCAGACCGCCGGGATGACCGCTGTTGACGATTACCGGATCATCGCCGTCATTCATGAAGGCCGCTCATCCCTGGTCTGCAGGGCCGTAAAAAAAAAGCATGACCATCCGGTCACCATCCGGGTGTTTACGGACCAGTCCGGGGTGGATACCGCTGTTGCCGCCCGCCTTGAAAAAGAACTGGATACCCTGTCCAGACTGCCGCCGGATCTTTTTGTCCAGCACTACGCCATCCGCCAAAGCCGGGAGGGACTCTGGTACCGGATCAGCGAATGGGTGGATGCCGACAACTGGGGCTCCATCTTTGTATCGGGCATCCTGAACGATCAGCGCCGGATGGCCACCCTCTTCTATAATATTGCCACGGCCCTGGAATGCCTCCATGCCCACGACCATTTTATGCCCTATCTCATCCTTGATGATATTCTCCTGCCCCGGGATCGGACCCGTCACCTTTCGGTTAAAATCAATTACAAACTCTCCCGATTTCTCAACGCCCGGGCCACTCACCACGGCCCCATGCTCCAGAAACTGCTCCAATGCCATCCGGACATCATCAATAAAAGGGCCATTGATTTCAGATCCGGAATCTGGTCTTTGGGCAAAGTGTTTGCCGAACTGCTCACGGCAGACCCCAATCTGACAGAATTTTCATCCCGAATCGACCGGATTGAAGGACTGGATCCCAAGCTTGCGGTATTGGTAAAGGTAATGCTTTCCGATGACCCGGACCTGCGGCCCCAGTCCATGGCCAAGGTGGTCCAAACCCTTGAACGTATCCTTGATACCATCCCCCCCGGCCCGGTATACCAGATTCCGGAAAAAAACGGTCACCGCCTGCTGGGCCATCCACGGTTCAAGCTGATGGCAGCCCTGATCCTTGTGGTAATCACCTGTCTTGCCGCGGCAGGCACCGCCTTTTATATGATCCGCGCCCCGTCAGACAGGCCTCACCCAACACCCCCTCCCCTTGAATCCCACACCCGGTCCGTAGGATTTTTAATGGTGGAATACTGGCTGGCCCATCAGGAAAAAATCTTTTATAAAAACAAGGTGGAGGGTACAGCATTTCTGGTAGATAAAAACGGATATCTCCTCACCAACCGCCATGTGGCCTGTCCCTGGCTGGAAGACGCCACTCTCCTCCAGATCCGGAACCGGTTCGGGGAACAGGATATCCGGTTCGGGCGCCGGATGTACCTCTGGTTTGAGGGGGCAAAGGCATTTAACCGGTACCAGGAATTTGACCGTAGCGCAGACCCGGCCGATGCCTATTACCTGGCAGGTGCCTTTAAAACCGGAGGAAAAGGGAATCTCAGGGTGGCAGGTGTTCCCAGGGAACCCCGCCGCCCGGGAGAACGGCGCAACCGCCCATTCAAAAACGACTTTGCCGTTTTAAAAATAGACGATCCGCCGGAGGGTATCCTTCCCATTCCCCTGGCGAGTGACACGGCCCCGGAAGATATTAAACGCCTTTCCCCGGTGATCATCATGGGATTTCCCCTGGGCAGCCAGACCCAGGACGAATATGTCAATGCCAGCATGACCCGGGGTTATGTCCGGCGGACATCCCGGGAACTGATCCAGGTGGATTCATCCATCTACAAGGGAAACAGCGGGGGGCCCGCCATCAATGAACAGGGCCGGGTCATCGGTATTGCATCCGGGGTGATCACTGACCAGCCCATGGGGCATATTCCCCTGAAAACCCCGCTGTCGGATTTCGGCCTGGTGCTTCCCATTGCAGGGCCGGCCGGTTTCGTGGAAAGTCTTAAAGCGGGGCAGGCCAAATGGGATGGAATGCTTGATTTTGCCCTGGAAAAAAAACTGGCCCGGGTGGTGGAGCTGGCGGAAGCCGGAAATTTCAAAGGGGCTGCCGATACGGCCCGCAGCCTGCTGGCAGAAAGCCGGAACCCTGCCCTTTTGTTCACCGCAGCGCTCATGGACTTCTGCGCCAACGACCTTGATGCCTCCCGCAGCCTTTTTGCCCGGCTGCTCTCCATTGAGGGGGAAAATATGGCCTCCCGGCTCATGCTTTATACTATCGACCGGCTGGAGAACCGGGAAAGAAGCCGGGATCTTACCGCTCCCCTGTTTTCCCTCTCCTGGGACCACCCCGACGAATTCCAGGGATTTCTGGCAAGGGTTCTGGAATCCGGCCGGCCCATGGATCCTGAAAACATCGAATATGAAAACCGGTATGAAAAAGCCTGGCGGACATTTATCCTTGGACTAGTCATGGAGACAGAAAACCGACCGGGCCGGGCCATTGCCCTCTATAAGCAGGTGGTGTTCACCGCCGGCGCCAACGACCACCTTTACTTTATGGCCGCCTCCCGGCTGGCCCTCCTGCTGGCAGGCCGGGCAGCCTATGGGGAAAATCCGGAAACCGCCCCCCCTGGAGAGGATGAGCTCTGGAAAGAAGCGGCCCGCAGACGGGAAAAAGCAAAAAAAGACTATGACGCCGCCGTCGAACTGATTCAAAAAGTGGAAACAGAGGATCTGCCGTCCAAGGAAAAAACCCAGGCCTTTGAAAGCTTGCTTACCCTTTCACCGGACAATCGGACCATCATGGGGCGGGCCGCCTTTTTCCATGCCAGGGAGGGCAGATGGGACCAGTCTGTCTCCTATATTGACCGGTACTTTAAGGAACGGATGAGGGAAACCGCCATGGGTCTGAGCCTGGGGCTGCTCAAAGGGCAGCTCTTAAAACTGGCCGGCAAGGGCAACGGATGCCGGAAATATCTGAATCAGCTGCGGGACCAGATCCAAAACCCCTGGTACCGGATCATGGTCCGGGCGCTGCTGGAAAAAACGGATGAAACGAAGCTGATGAAACTGGCTGCGGGCCGGCCTTCAAGATTGATCATCCTTCATACCGCCCTGGGACTGGATGCAGAAGCCGCCGGGGACCGGGAGGAAGCCGCCCGCCATTACCGTGAAGCCCTGGGCACCTATCTGGATGACTGGAACGAGTATGACCTGGCATGGGCCCGGCTGGCAGAGCTCAAATCGCAGCAGACCAATTAG
- a CDS encoding replication-associated recombination protein A, which yields MDLFDRQAIEEMSKDAPLADRMRPAALKDVIGQEQVTGPGTLLEKAVSKDRVFSMILWGPPGCGKTTLANIIAKETRSECVKISAVLSGVKEVRQIIEQAKENRKLYKRRTLLFVDEIHRFNKAQQDAFLFHVENGLITLIGATTENPSFEVNPALVSRCRVFTLNSLGKQDILRILGRALTDKTCGLGLAENAFASEALAHIADVSDGDARMALTNLETAALHWGGEKPVEVKDIETAMEKKILRHDKAGEEHYNLISAFIKSLRGSDPDAAIYWLERMLAGGDDPIYMLRRMIRFATEDIGLADPGALTMAMNADASFRRLGRPEGDGSLFQAAVYLATAPKSNAVYAAHKAVRQAVRENGSQPVPMHIRNAPTGLMKTMGYGKGYKYAHDHKDGYVPQSYLPDAMAGDRFYFPTPRGYEKTVKQRLEAWIALKEEAGRSGK from the coding sequence ATGGATTTATTTGATCGCCAGGCCATCGAAGAGATGTCCAAGGATGCCCCCCTTGCCGACCGTATGCGGCCCGCCGCCCTTAAGGATGTCATCGGCCAGGAGCAGGTTACCGGCCCCGGCACCCTGCTGGAAAAGGCCGTTTCCAAGGACCGTGTCTTTTCCATGATCCTCTGGGGGCCGCCGGGCTGCGGCAAGACCACTCTGGCCAATATCATTGCCAAAGAGACCCGGAGCGAATGTGTCAAGATTTCCGCCGTGCTCTCCGGGGTGAAGGAGGTGCGGCAGATCATTGAGCAGGCAAAGGAAAACCGGAAACTGTACAAACGGCGGACCCTGCTTTTTGTGGACGAAATCCACCGCTTCAACAAGGCCCAGCAGGATGCCTTTCTCTTCCATGTGGAAAACGGGCTCATCACCCTCATCGGCGCCACCACGGAGAACCCGTCATTTGAGGTGAATCCGGCCCTGGTTTCCCGGTGCCGGGTATTCACCCTGAACAGTCTGGGAAAACAGGATATCCTCAGAATTCTGGGGCGGGCCCTGACAGATAAAACCTGCGGCCTGGGACTGGCAGAGAATGCCTTTGCCTCCGAGGCCCTGGCCCACATTGCCGATGTATCCGACGGGGATGCCCGCATGGCCCTGACCAACCTGGAAACCGCAGCCCTGCACTGGGGCGGGGAAAAACCGGTCGAGGTGAAGGATATTGAAACGGCCATGGAGAAGAAAATCCTGCGCCATGATAAGGCCGGTGAGGAACATTACAACCTGATTTCCGCCTTTATCAAGAGCCTGAGAGGGTCGGACCCCGATGCCGCCATTTACTGGCTGGAGCGGATGCTGGCCGGGGGCGACGATCCCATTTACATGCTGCGCCGGATGATCCGGTTCGCCACCGAGGATATCGGCCTGGCCGATCCAGGGGCCCTGACCATGGCCATGAATGCGGACGCTTCCTTCCGCCGGCTGGGACGCCCTGAAGGAGACGGCTCCCTTTTCCAGGCAGCGGTGTATCTGGCCACAGCCCCCAAAAGCAATGCCGTGTACGCGGCCCATAAGGCGGTGCGGCAGGCGGTCCGGGAAAACGGATCCCAGCCCGTGCCCATGCATATCCGCAACGCCCCCACCGGTCTGATGAAGACAATGGGCTACGGCAAGGGGTATAAATACGCCCACGACCATAAGGACGGATACGTGCCCCAGTCCTACCTTCCCGATGCCATGGCGGGAGACCGCTTCTACTTCCCCACCCCCCGGGGATATGAAAAAACCGTAAAACAGCGGCTGGAAGCCTGGATTGCCCTCAAGGAAGAGGCCGGCCGCTCTGGAAAATAA
- the der gene encoding ribosome biogenesis GTPase Der: MKPVVALLGRPNVGKSTLFNRITKSRQALVDDMPGVTRDRHFADARWNDKAFTLIDTGGYLSSDDDYFASQIKTQVLKAVDQADFLVFILDGREGLSPYDRDMADLLRRTDKPVFYLINKIESLRQEDELGEFYSLGVDNFYLVSGEHGLGLGDFLDELTEDMPESLEEEGDDETGPIRIAIVGRPNVGKSSLANRLFGEQRVVVNHKAGTTRDAIELSVTHKGREFVLKDTAGIRRKGKVTDKLEKFSILKSLDSMDDCDVALILIDSEEGITDQDITIAGYAEKRGCGAIFLLNKWDLIDKSEKGQQAFLKELRQMAKFLSYAPAMTISAKTGQRCHKIFDQVLKVHKEYCTRVNTGTVNRIIEDAVYREEPSLHKGRRIKFFYSTQVASKPPTFVCFVNYPKAVHFSYHRYLMNQLRQMIPLSLTPIRLYFREKTGKIEFSGNTREFQRIQKKKKKITVKRQQQRKEQSRRKRERDQKHS; this comes from the coding sequence ATGAAACCGGTTGTGGCCCTGCTGGGCCGGCCCAATGTGGGAAAATCCACATTATTCAACAGAATTACAAAATCCCGCCAGGCCCTGGTGGATGATATGCCCGGGGTGACCCGGGACCGGCATTTTGCCGATGCCCGGTGGAATGACAAGGCCTTCACCCTTATCGACACCGGCGGGTACCTGAGTTCCGACGACGATTATTTCGCTTCCCAGATTAAGACGCAGGTACTCAAGGCCGTGGACCAGGCCGATTTCCTGGTCTTCATTCTGGACGGCCGGGAGGGGCTCTCCCCCTATGACCGGGACATGGCCGACTTGCTGCGGCGTACTGACAAACCCGTCTTTTACCTGATTAATAAGATTGAAAGCCTGCGCCAGGAAGATGAACTGGGAGAGTTTTATTCCCTTGGAGTGGACAATTTCTACCTGGTTTCCGGTGAGCATGGCCTTGGGCTTGGCGATTTTCTGGATGAACTTACCGAAGATATGCCGGAGAGCCTTGAAGAGGAAGGCGACGACGAAACCGGCCCCATCCGCATTGCCATCGTGGGCCGGCCCAATGTGGGCAAATCCTCGCTGGCCAACCGGCTTTTCGGTGAGCAGCGGGTCGTGGTCAACCATAAAGCCGGCACCACCCGGGATGCCATTGAACTCTCTGTCACCCACAAGGGCCGGGAATTCGTGCTCAAGGATACCGCCGGTATCCGGCGCAAGGGCAAGGTTACGGATAAGCTGGAAAAATTTTCCATCCTCAAGTCCCTGGACAGCATGGATGACTGCGATGTCGCCCTGATCCTCATCGACAGCGAAGAAGGGATCACCGACCAGGATATCACCATTGCCGGCTATGCGGAAAAGCGGGGCTGCGGTGCCATCTTCCTGCTCAATAAATGGGACCTCATCGACAAGTCGGAAAAGGGACAGCAGGCTTTTCTAAAGGAACTGCGCCAGATGGCCAAGTTCCTCTCCTATGCGCCGGCCATGACCATTTCCGCCAAAACCGGCCAGCGCTGCCACAAAATTTTCGACCAGGTCCTCAAGGTGCACAAGGAATACTGCACCCGGGTGAATACGGGCACGGTCAACCGGATCATTGAGGATGCGGTATACCGGGAGGAACCCTCCCTGCACAAGGGCCGGCGGATCAAGTTTTTCTATTCCACCCAGGTGGCGTCCAAGCCCCCCACCTTTGTCTGTTTTGTCAATTATCCCAAGGCGGTCCATTTTTCCTACCACCGTTACCTGATGAACCAGCTGCGCCAGATGATTCCTTTAAGCCTGACCCCCATCCGGCTCTATTTCAGGGAAAAAACCGGTAAAATAGAATTCTCTGGCAACACCCGGGAGTTCCAGCGGATCCAGAAGAAAAAGAAAAAAATTACCGTGAAGCGCCAGCAACAGCGTAAGGAGCAGAGCCGCAGGAAACGTGAACGGGATCAGAAGCACAGCTGA
- a CDS encoding tetratricopeptide repeat protein, with translation MSEDDVETVKMLKACRSLMSSQIQGHKGRVVDSPGDNILSEFSSVADAVQCAVRIQEALKERNKELPSNRKMEFRIGINLGDVIEDGAQIYGDGLNIAARLESIAPAGGICISGSAFDQVKKLLPVGYEFLGEKSLKNISDKIRVYRVMPDPKKPGQLVYACRHDDPRIRRRRRLGFLLVCICLAAGLAWFRHKNAVTRVVNGPGILKEKLMALHLPKKPSLAVLPFVNMSRDPDQEYFSDGLTEDLITDLSQVSGLFVIARNSVFAYKDNPLTIKEIGRELGVKYVLEGSVRKQGDRVRITAQLIDADTEGHVWAQRYDRGIQDIFSVQDEVRQKIVTALAVELTSGDRQRISKKSTVDLGAYDYYLRGMELMSGKMKNGTARAREMFEKAVALDPGYARAHAALGHTILVDWIFGLNRDYVFLEQARALAEKAIALDPEDSEGYGLLGHFYLWTHHHKKGIVKIEKAISLEPGNAKWLAGMGEQLAWAGRPKEAVAFLEQAMRLDPKYPAWAMWNLGHAYFLSGAYEKAEDIFLRALNKDPYFWPSHAYLALTYDALGKSGKIEQHIKAAAEAIHDTCPENWEQRLPYKDRELTVRILNRLTELGLH, from the coding sequence ATGTCCGAGGATGACGTGGAAACCGTTAAGATGCTCAAAGCCTGCCGCAGTCTCATGTCTTCCCAGATTCAGGGCCACAAGGGCCGGGTGGTGGATTCCCCGGGAGACAATATTCTATCGGAATTCTCTTCTGTGGCCGATGCCGTGCAATGCGCCGTCAGGATTCAGGAGGCGTTGAAGGAGAGAAATAAAGAACTGCCCAGCAACCGGAAAATGGAGTTCAGGATCGGCATCAACCTGGGGGATGTAATTGAAGACGGGGCTCAGATTTACGGCGACGGCCTGAACATTGCGGCCCGGCTGGAAAGCATTGCCCCGGCCGGGGGAATCTGTATCTCCGGTTCTGCCTTTGATCAGGTGAAAAAGCTCCTCCCCGTGGGGTATGAATTCCTGGGTGAAAAATCTCTGAAGAATATTTCCGATAAGATCCGGGTCTACCGGGTGATGCCCGATCCAAAGAAGCCGGGACAACTGGTGTATGCCTGCCGCCATGACGACCCCAGAATCCGCCGGCGAAGGCGGCTTGGTTTTTTGCTGGTCTGTATCTGCCTTGCGGCAGGCCTGGCCTGGTTTCGCCATAAAAATGCCGTAACTCGGGTGGTCAACGGGCCGGGTATTTTAAAAGAAAAGCTCATGGCCCTGCACCTGCCCAAAAAACCGAGCCTGGCTGTCCTTCCCTTTGTGAACATGAGCCGTGACCCGGACCAGGAATATTTTTCCGACGGACTTACTGAAGACCTCATCACCGACCTTTCCCAGGTGTCCGGCCTCTTTGTCATTGCCCGGAATTCGGTGTTTGCCTACAAGGACAACCCCTTAACCATCAAGGAGATCGGCAGGGAACTGGGGGTGAAATATGTGCTGGAAGGCAGTGTCAGAAAACAGGGTGACCGGGTGAGGATAACGGCCCAGCTCATTGATGCCGACACTGAAGGCCATGTCTGGGCCCAGCGGTATGACCGGGGTATCCAGGATATATTTTCTGTCCAGGATGAGGTGCGCCAGAAGATTGTCACCGCCCTGGCGGTTGAGCTGACCTCCGGCGACCGGCAGCGGATATCAAAAAAATCAACGGTGGATCTCGGGGCCTATGACTATTATCTGAGGGGCATGGAGCTGATGTCCGGAAAGATGAAAAACGGCACCGCCCGGGCCCGGGAAATGTTCGAAAAGGCAGTGGCCCTTGACCCGGGGTATGCCCGGGCCCATGCCGCCCTGGGGCACACCATCCTGGTGGACTGGATTTTCGGGCTCAACCGGGATTACGTTTTCCTTGAACAAGCCAGGGCCCTGGCCGAAAAAGCCATTGCCCTGGATCCTGAGGACAGTGAAGGCTATGGCCTTCTGGGCCATTTCTATCTCTGGACCCACCATCATAAAAAAGGCATCGTCAAGATTGAGAAAGCCATTTCCCTGGAACCGGGGAATGCCAAGTGGCTGGCCGGCATGGGGGAGCAACTGGCCTGGGCCGGACGGCCCAAGGAAGCGGTGGCCTTTCTGGAGCAGGCCATGCGACTGGACCCCAAATACCCGGCCTGGGCCATGTGGAATCTGGGCCACGCCTATTTCCTCTCCGGCGCCTATGAAAAGGCCGAGGATATTTTTCTGCGTGCCTTGAACAAGGATCCCTATTTCTGGCCCTCCCACGCCTACCTGGCCCTGACCTACGATGCCCTGGGGAAATCCGGCAAAATCGAACAGCACATCAAGGCCGCGGCCGAGGCCATTCATGATACCTGCCCGGAAAACTGGGAGCAGCGCCTGCCCTACAAAGACAGGGAACTGACCGTCCGTATCCTGAACCGGCTGACGGAACTGGGGCTCCATTAA